In one Sphingobium sp. MI1205 genomic region, the following are encoded:
- a CDS encoding 3-hydroxyacyl-CoA dehydrogenase NAD-binding domain-containing protein encodes MAKYLTTERANGVLTITLDAPDAPVNTVSPPWVDEMVATFEAARDDAEITGIILTSAKVGFMAGADLKYILREGVTMTPQQAFAMSEKASAMHRLIETCGKPVVAAINGFALGGGYELALACTYRIVADDAEAVVGLPEVNVGLLPGSGGTQRLPRMIGVPQASEVLLEGRSYAPQEALKKGLVDQVESAPNLLDAARTWLAEAPDPMRPWDRKGFAIPESDGLLKQSTATYFSIAAAKLRAKYGANYPAPIAILACIFEGVQVPFDKGLVVEGRYFASLLTNPVARNIIRTTFVNKGLAEKGARRPADVPASTVRKVGILGAGMMGAGIAHVAAKVDIEVVLLDTTVAAAEKGKAYSVRLLDKQIASGKTTKEKADALLKRIQPTDDYADLAGVDLVVEAVFEDTAIKADVTRKAQAVIGPDTLFASNTSTLPISQLAEAFDRPEDFIGLHFFSPVDRMALVEVIMGKRTRPETLARALDFVAQIRKTPIVVNDSRGFYTSRVFQTFIHEGMELLREGVAPALIENCARQAGMPVGPLAVIDETTIELPLKIVRQSESEDPAYQRPKSAEVMEKMVDVLKRPGRKGGGGFYEYLEGGKKRLWSGLAKEFPVATDQPEPEEVKKRILYIQALETARCLEENVLTHPADADLGAVLGWGFPSWAGGTLSLVETVGAPAFVIECDRLAQLYGPRFAPTQGLRRMAETGEGFDWS; translated from the coding sequence ATGGCGAAATATCTGACGACCGAGCGCGCCAATGGCGTGCTGACCATTACGCTGGATGCGCCTGATGCGCCCGTCAACACGGTATCGCCGCCGTGGGTCGACGAGATGGTGGCCACGTTTGAGGCCGCGCGGGATGATGCCGAGATCACGGGGATCATTCTGACATCGGCCAAGGTCGGCTTCATGGCCGGGGCCGATCTAAAATACATTCTGCGCGAGGGCGTCACTATGACGCCGCAACAGGCCTTTGCGATGAGCGAGAAGGCCAGCGCGATGCACCGCCTGATCGAGACGTGCGGCAAGCCGGTCGTTGCGGCGATCAACGGTTTCGCGCTTGGTGGCGGTTACGAACTGGCGCTCGCCTGCACCTATCGTATCGTCGCCGATGATGCCGAGGCAGTGGTCGGCTTGCCCGAGGTTAACGTCGGCCTGTTGCCGGGATCGGGCGGAACCCAGCGCCTGCCCCGGATGATCGGTGTACCGCAAGCGAGCGAAGTGTTGCTCGAAGGGCGCAGCTACGCGCCGCAGGAGGCCTTGAAAAAGGGGCTTGTCGATCAGGTCGAGTCTGCGCCCAACCTGCTCGACGCGGCTCGCACCTGGCTTGCCGAAGCGCCCGACCCTATGCGCCCCTGGGATCGCAAGGGCTTCGCAATCCCTGAATCGGATGGCCTGCTCAAACAAAGCACCGCCACCTATTTCTCGATCGCCGCAGCGAAGCTTCGCGCCAAATACGGGGCCAACTATCCCGCGCCAATCGCAATTCTGGCTTGCATTTTCGAAGGGGTGCAGGTTCCGTTCGACAAAGGTCTTGTCGTCGAAGGACGCTATTTCGCGAGCCTGCTGACCAACCCGGTGGCGCGCAACATCATCCGCACGACGTTCGTGAACAAGGGCCTGGCCGAAAAAGGCGCGCGGCGACCGGCAGACGTGCCCGCATCGACCGTGCGCAAGGTTGGAATACTTGGTGCCGGCATGATGGGCGCGGGCATCGCCCATGTCGCAGCAAAGGTCGACATCGAGGTCGTGCTGCTCGATACGACCGTGGCCGCTGCGGAAAAGGGCAAGGCTTATTCCGTTCGCCTTCTCGACAAGCAGATCGCTTCCGGAAAAACGACTAAGGAAAAAGCGGACGCGCTTCTGAAGCGGATCCAGCCGACGGACGACTATGCCGATTTGGCGGGCGTCGATCTCGTCGTCGAGGCCGTCTTCGAGGATACCGCGATCAAGGCCGACGTCACGCGCAAGGCACAGGCAGTAATAGGTCCGGATACGCTGTTCGCTTCCAATACGTCGACCTTGCCGATCAGCCAGCTAGCCGAGGCCTTCGACCGTCCGGAGGATTTCATCGGTCTCCATTTCTTCTCGCCCGTCGATCGCATGGCGCTGGTGGAAGTTATCATGGGGAAACGCACACGGCCAGAGACGCTGGCGCGCGCGCTCGACTTCGTCGCGCAGATTCGCAAGACCCCTATCGTCGTCAACGACAGCCGGGGATTCTACACGAGCCGTGTATTCCAGACATTCATTCACGAAGGGATGGAATTGCTGCGCGAAGGTGTGGCACCCGCTCTGATCGAGAATTGCGCAAGGCAGGCGGGCATGCCTGTCGGGCCGCTGGCCGTGATCGACGAGACAACGATCGAACTGCCACTCAAGATCGTACGCCAGTCGGAGAGCGAAGATCCCGCCTATCAACGGCCGAAGTCGGCCGAGGTCATGGAGAAGATGGTCGATGTGCTGAAACGGCCGGGCCGGAAAGGCGGCGGCGGCTTCTACGAATATCTCGAAGGTGGCAAAAAACGGCTGTGGTCGGGCCTCGCCAAGGAATTTCCAGTCGCGACAGATCAGCCCGAACCGGAAGAGGTGAAGAAGCGCATTCTTTACATCCAGGCACTGGAGACCGCGCGCTGCCTGGAGGAGAATGTGCTTACGCACCCTGCCGATGCAGATCTGGGCGCGGTGCTCGGTTGGGGCTTCCCGAGTTGGGCGGGCGGTACGTTGTCGCTGGTCGAGACGGTGGGTGCCCCTGCTTTCGTTATTGAATGCGACAGGCTGGCCCAGCTTTATGGCCCGCGCTTTGCACCAACCCAAGGGCTGCGTCGCATGGCGGAGACCGGGGAAGGCTTTGACTGGTCATGA
- a CDS encoding acetyl-CoA C-acetyltransferase, translating to MPDAFIYDHVRTPRGRGRPDGSLREITAVELAATPLRALAERNGLDTALIDDVVYGCAQPVGEQGSNISRAAVLAANWDERVAGQQVHRFCASALEAVNNAAAQVMTGAAWAAVGGGVECMSRTYIGADTGAWTGDPWRSYHNYFTPQGIGADLIATLDGFTREDVDAYALESQRRSAESQRSGAFDRAIVPVKDVIGQVVLDRDEYLRPNTTMDSLSGLKPAFTDLGALAFDAVALQRYPQVEAIDHVHTGGNSSGIVDGAAAVLVGNREFGVAADLKPRARIRAFTNIGSEPTIMLTAPADVTRKLLTRTGMTTADIDLFEINEAFASVVLRFMKYLDLDPSTVNVAGGAIALGHPLGATGAMILGTVLDELERRDLNTALITLCAGNGLGTATIIERI from the coding sequence ATGCCTGACGCCTTCATCTATGACCATGTGCGAACGCCCCGCGGGCGCGGACGGCCGGACGGTTCCTTGCGGGAGATCACAGCCGTTGAACTGGCGGCGACCCCTCTGCGCGCGCTAGCCGAACGAAACGGACTCGACACCGCGCTCATCGACGACGTTGTCTATGGCTGCGCGCAGCCGGTAGGTGAGCAGGGAAGCAACATCTCACGGGCCGCAGTGCTCGCCGCTAATTGGGATGAGCGAGTCGCCGGTCAGCAAGTCCATCGCTTTTGCGCGTCTGCGCTCGAAGCGGTTAACAACGCGGCCGCTCAAGTTATGACCGGCGCCGCGTGGGCGGCGGTAGGTGGTGGCGTCGAGTGCATGTCACGCACTTACATTGGCGCGGACACGGGTGCCTGGACCGGCGATCCATGGCGCAGCTATCACAATTACTTTACGCCGCAGGGCATCGGCGCGGACCTGATCGCTACGCTGGATGGCTTCACCCGTGAGGACGTCGATGCCTATGCCCTGGAGAGCCAGCGGCGATCCGCCGAATCGCAGCGTTCGGGAGCATTCGACCGCGCGATCGTGCCGGTGAAAGACGTGATCGGCCAGGTCGTGCTTGATCGGGACGAGTATCTTCGTCCGAATACGACGATGGATTCTCTGTCGGGATTGAAGCCGGCCTTCACGGACCTGGGGGCGCTGGCGTTCGACGCGGTCGCCCTGCAGCGCTATCCTCAGGTTGAGGCAATCGATCATGTCCACACCGGCGGCAATTCGTCCGGGATTGTGGATGGCGCTGCGGCAGTATTGGTGGGGAACCGCGAGTTCGGCGTTGCAGCCGATCTCAAACCGAGAGCCCGGATCAGGGCGTTTACGAACATCGGTTCCGAACCGACGATCATGCTGACCGCTCCGGCGGATGTCACCCGCAAGCTGTTGACCCGCACCGGCATGACGACCGCTGACATCGATCTCTTCGAAATCAACGAAGCCTTTGCCAGCGTGGTGTTGCGCTTCATGAAGTATCTCGACCTCGATCCGTCCACGGTGAACGTCGCCGGTGGCGCCATCGCGCTGGGCCACCCGCTCGGAGCGACCGGCGCGATGATCCTCGGCACGGTGCTCGACGAACTCGAACGCCGTGATCTCAACACCGCGCTCATCACCCTGTGCGCCGGAAACGGGCTGGGTACCGCGACCATCATCGAACGGATCTGA
- a CDS encoding transketolase — protein MATTLTADRQHQIGALEQLDTRLLWLSSWMIHNANHIRPKRDGLKVGGHQASCASMTAIMAALYFHALRPQDKVAVKPHAGPVLHAIHYLLGNQSLDRMQQFRGLGGVQSYPSRTKDSIPVDFSTGSVGLGVAVTAFTSLVQDYLIAHGQVREEDAGRMIALMGDAELDEGNIYECLIEGYKHDLRNCWWIVDYNRQSLDATTADRMFRRFDDIFETCGWRVVTLKNGKLQKAAFKRPGGKALEDWIDNCPNAEYAALTYQGGGAWRERLMAEIGDRPHVEKLIESFDDEALARLMTNLGGHCVESLIDAFDGANDDKPTLFIAYTVKGHGLPLAGHKDNHSGMMNPAQMDQFRVSLGVQEGEEWEPWGGLGDNVAAQLQAFIKASAIARVQKEPHAPAVTVPARLPVPEGTEQSTQAAFGRILLDLAKSGEELADRIVTTAPDVTQTTNLGAFVNQRGLFRRQELADVFHKAKIPSAQKWAQHAAGQHIELGIAENNFFIMLASLGLAAPHFGTRLLPVGTVYDPFISRGLDALNYGCYQDARFLLIGTPSGITLAAEGGAHQSINTPLIGMGQPNLTYFEPAYADELTVMMRWAFDYMQRPDGNSVYLRLSTRSIPQIEREDDNWEPDALKGGYWLRKPSPGAEAAIVFTGVVAPEALAAWNELVVDIPGLGLLNITSPDLLHRGWSARCAARWNGEAPEPCHAETLLSLLGPGAGLVTVLDGSPGALSWLGGVTGMRVSPLGTDRFGQTGDLPDLYRTYRLDSEAIIDAVAELILGK, from the coding sequence GTGGCTACGACCCTAACGGCCGACCGCCAGCACCAGATTGGCGCGCTGGAGCAACTCGATACGCGCCTTCTGTGGCTGTCATCCTGGATGATCCACAACGCAAACCATATCCGGCCCAAGCGCGATGGATTGAAAGTAGGCGGTCATCAGGCGAGCTGCGCGTCGATGACGGCGATCATGGCGGCGCTCTACTTCCATGCGCTGCGGCCGCAGGACAAGGTCGCGGTCAAACCGCACGCCGGTCCCGTGCTGCACGCCATTCACTATCTGCTCGGAAACCAGTCGCTCGACAGGATGCAGCAGTTCCGTGGTTTAGGTGGTGTGCAAAGCTATCCCAGCCGGACCAAGGACAGCATCCCGGTCGATTTTTCGACCGGCTCGGTCGGCCTCGGCGTGGCTGTCACAGCCTTTACATCGCTCGTGCAGGACTATCTGATCGCACATGGCCAGGTTCGTGAGGAAGACGCCGGGCGGATGATCGCCCTGATGGGCGATGCCGAGCTGGATGAGGGAAACATCTACGAATGCCTTATCGAAGGCTATAAGCACGATCTTCGCAACTGCTGGTGGATTGTCGATTATAACCGTCAGTCGCTGGATGCGACCACGGCCGACCGCATGTTCCGCCGCTTCGACGACATCTTCGAAACCTGCGGCTGGCGGGTCGTCACGCTCAAGAACGGCAAGCTACAAAAGGCCGCATTCAAACGGCCCGGCGGCAAGGCGCTGGAGGACTGGATCGACAACTGCCCGAACGCTGAATACGCCGCGCTCACCTATCAGGGCGGCGGCGCCTGGCGCGAGCGGCTGATGGCTGAAATCGGCGACAGGCCCCATGTCGAAAAACTGATCGAAAGTTTCGATGACGAGGCGCTGGCGCGGCTGATGACCAATCTCGGCGGTCATTGCGTCGAGAGCTTGATCGACGCGTTTGACGGCGCGAACGACGACAAGCCCACCCTGTTCATCGCCTACACCGTCAAGGGGCACGGCCTGCCGCTCGCGGGCCACAAGGACAATCATTCGGGGATGATGAACCCGGCCCAGATGGACCAGTTTCGGGTGAGCCTTGGCGTTCAGGAAGGCGAGGAATGGGAGCCTTGGGGCGGACTGGGCGACAATGTCGCGGCGCAGTTGCAGGCCTTCATCAAAGCGAGCGCTATCGCGCGGGTGCAAAAGGAACCACATGCTCCCGCGGTTACCGTGCCGGCACGCCTCCCCGTACCTGAAGGCACCGAGCAATCGACCCAGGCGGCATTCGGGCGCATTCTCCTCGATCTCGCCAAATCGGGCGAGGAACTGGCCGACCGTATCGTCACCACAGCGCCCGATGTCACACAAACGACCAACCTTGGCGCTTTCGTCAATCAGCGTGGGCTGTTCCGGCGGCAGGAACTGGCGGACGTATTCCACAAGGCCAAGATTCCATCGGCGCAAAAATGGGCGCAGCACGCGGCTGGCCAACATATCGAGCTGGGCATTGCGGAGAATAACTTCTTCATCATGCTTGCCTCGCTTGGGTTGGCCGCGCCGCATTTCGGAACGCGGCTACTACCCGTCGGAACGGTCTATGACCCGTTCATTTCACGCGGCCTTGATGCGCTCAACTATGGCTGTTATCAGGACGCGCGCTTCCTGCTGATCGGCACGCCCTCCGGCATTACCTTGGCAGCCGAAGGTGGCGCGCATCAATCGATCAACACCCCGCTGATCGGTATGGGCCAACCCAATCTCACCTATTTCGAGCCAGCCTATGCTGACGAACTGACTGTGATGATGCGCTGGGCCTTTGATTACATGCAGCGGCCAGACGGCAATTCCGTCTATCTGCGCCTGTCCACCCGATCCATTCCGCAAATCGAACGCGAAGATGATAACTGGGAACCCGATGCACTCAAGGGCGGGTATTGGCTACGCAAACCATCGCCTGGCGCCGAAGCCGCGATCGTTTTTACCGGCGTCGTCGCGCCAGAGGCTCTGGCGGCCTGGAACGAACTTGTCGTGGACATTCCCGGCCTTGGGCTGCTCAACATAACATCGCCGGATCTGCTGCATCGTGGCTGGTCGGCCCGGTGCGCGGCCCGCTGGAACGGCGAGGCACCCGAGCCGTGCCATGCCGAAACACTTCTGTCGCTGCTGGGACCCGGCGCCGGCCTCGTCACTGTGCTCGATGGATCGCCGGGAGCGCTGTCATGGCTCGGCGGAGTTACCGGGATGCGCGTGAGTCCGCTCGGCACGGACCGGTTTGGACAGACGGGAGATCTACCCGACCTTTATCGGACATATCGGCTCGACAGCGAAGCCATCATCGACGCTGTCGCCGAACTCATTCTGGGGAAATGA
- a CDS encoding pyruvate dehydrogenase complex dihydrolipoamide acetyltransferase — translation MAIELKMPALSPTMEKGTLAKWLVAEGDTVRSGDLLAEIETDKATMEFEAVEDGRIAQLVVAAGTDDVAVGTVIALMADGSTHESRPAITDAPKAADKPESITISSDRAAEPVPPPSSPGTKVSDTRFRISPAERIRVSPLALRIAETKGIDLSGIQGSGPHGRIVRADLGIHRVAGPAGDPPPSARLAVATTPPPAGVPVETVKLSSMRKAIARRLTESKQTVPHFYLTARCNLEALLKLRGELNESLVGRGIKLSVNDMLVKAMALALTDVPEANVQFGGEELHRFDRVDISMAVAIDGGLVTPVIKDAGALSLSAIATQSKALAQKARDGKLVPEDYQGGTASISNLGMFGIDEMFPVINPPQAVILGVGAGVEMPWKVNGEIGLATIMAATASFDHRAIDGAIAARFMKAFRGYVEQPMLILG, via the coding sequence ATGGCCATCGAGCTAAAGATGCCGGCGCTCTCGCCGACAATGGAGAAAGGCACGCTTGCAAAATGGCTGGTGGCCGAAGGTGACACCGTCAGGTCCGGCGACCTGCTGGCCGAAATCGAGACCGACAAGGCGACAATGGAGTTCGAAGCGGTCGAGGACGGACGAATCGCTCAGCTGGTGGTGGCGGCAGGAACCGACGATGTCGCTGTTGGCACTGTCATCGCGTTGATGGCTGACGGGAGCACGCACGAATCCAGGCCGGCAATCACGGACGCTCCAAAGGCCGCTGACAAGCCAGAATCGATCACGATTAGCTCCGACCGTGCTGCCGAACCGGTCCCGCCGCCTTCCAGCCCCGGCACCAAGGTCAGCGACACACGCTTTCGTATTTCGCCCGCCGAACGGATCAGGGTGAGCCCGCTCGCATTGCGCATTGCCGAAACCAAGGGGATCGATCTTTCAGGCATTCAAGGATCGGGACCACATGGCAGGATCGTTCGCGCCGATCTCGGCATCCATCGTGTGGCTGGTCCAGCCGGCGATCCGCCTCCGTCAGCACGCCTGGCGGTTGCGACCACACCGCCGCCTGCTGGCGTTCCGGTCGAAACCGTCAAGCTTAGTTCCATGCGCAAGGCGATCGCGCGGCGTCTGACGGAAAGCAAGCAGACCGTTCCGCACTTCTATCTCACGGCGCGATGCAATCTTGAGGCACTGCTGAAACTACGCGGTGAACTCAACGAAAGTCTTGTCGGTCGCGGCATAAAACTCAGCGTCAACGACATGCTCGTCAAAGCGATGGCACTCGCCTTGACCGATGTGCCAGAAGCCAACGTGCAGTTCGGTGGCGAAGAACTTCATCGCTTTGATCGCGTCGACATATCCATGGCGGTCGCCATCGATGGCGGCCTGGTCACACCGGTCATAAAAGACGCCGGTGCGCTCTCTCTTTCGGCCATTGCTACGCAAAGCAAAGCGCTGGCGCAGAAGGCGCGTGACGGAAAGCTGGTGCCGGAGGACTATCAAGGCGGCACCGCCTCGATTTCCAACCTCGGCATGTTCGGCATCGATGAGATGTTTCCCGTCATCAATCCGCCGCAGGCGGTGATCCTCGGCGTAGGTGCCGGCGTTGAGATGCCATGGAAGGTGAATGGCGAGATCGGTCTTGCCACGATCATGGCGGCGACCGCCAGCTTCGATCATCGCGCGATCGACGGCGCGATTGCGGCCCGGTTCATGAAGGCCTTCCGTGGCTATGTCGAGCAGCCAATGCTTATTCTGGGCTGA
- a CDS encoding TetR/AcrR family transcriptional regulator, whose translation MPITASKPSDDRQPALTTPKAKKPAHKRRPKEVMARIMEAATSSFTRDGFKGARMRSIAADAGITIQLLTYHAKSKERLWELVMEHMLTKYETFRGETKALPSDASAADRLRHVIADIVRYSASEPALHRIMTSEAVQPSPRLSWLSEKFTRPAYDEFVSLAAQAQREGAIRRDIEPARLRFAVVAMASVPFSVPAEYEYFTGKSPFSYGEIEQTIDLIIHMVFED comes from the coding sequence ATGCCGATAACCGCAAGCAAACCTTCCGACGATCGACAGCCTGCACTTACAACACCAAAAGCAAAAAAGCCCGCGCACAAGCGGCGTCCCAAGGAAGTGATGGCGCGCATCATGGAGGCTGCGACCAGCAGCTTTACTCGCGACGGTTTCAAGGGCGCTCGCATGCGCTCCATTGCGGCCGATGCGGGCATCACCATCCAGCTGCTGACTTATCATGCGAAAAGTAAGGAGCGGCTCTGGGAACTGGTCATGGAGCACATGCTCACGAAGTATGAGACGTTCCGGGGTGAAACCAAAGCCTTGCCGAGCGATGCCAGCGCTGCGGATCGTCTCAGGCACGTAATCGCCGACATCGTGCGCTACAGCGCCAGCGAGCCGGCACTTCACAGGATCATGACATCGGAGGCCGTCCAACCCTCACCCCGCCTGTCATGGCTGAGCGAGAAATTTACCCGGCCCGCTTATGACGAATTCGTGTCTCTAGCGGCGCAGGCGCAGCGTGAGGGTGCCATCCGACGCGATATTGAACCGGCGCGGTTGCGCTTTGCCGTGGTGGCAATGGCATCCGTGCCATTTTCGGTCCCGGCGGAATATGAGTATTTCACCGGGAAAAGTCCTTTTTCTTACGGTGAAATTGAGCAGACCATCGACCTTATTATTCACATGGTGTTTGAAGATTAG
- a CDS encoding SDR family NAD(P)-dependent oxidoreductase: MNGKVGIVTGAAKGIGRAVALQLLRDGATVYAFDRDASALQKLTEESGSHPIVSVLGDVDDDQAATELVARCLQETGKVDFLVNVAGIVHPPQPLHELSAADFDRTIAVNLKGYFLFYRAAAEAMIAAGKGGAIVNIASTAGIRPVPRAGAYAASKHGVIGLTTTAALEVAAEGIRVNAICPGVTDTPMLASNAAGGPATGMIDAIPFRRLGQPDDIAAAVAWLISDQASYITGVALPVDGGLSLV; this comes from the coding sequence ATGAACGGTAAGGTCGGGATCGTCACTGGCGCAGCGAAAGGCATAGGAAGGGCGGTTGCCCTCCAACTTCTTAGAGATGGCGCCACGGTCTATGCGTTCGACCGGGACGCTTCCGCCCTTCAGAAACTGACTGAGGAATCTGGCTCGCACCCAATTGTCTCGGTCTTAGGCGATGTCGACGATGATCAGGCAGCCACAGAACTCGTCGCGCGCTGCCTGCAGGAAACTGGCAAGGTCGATTTCCTGGTGAACGTGGCGGGTATCGTGCATCCGCCACAGCCGTTGCACGAACTGTCTGCGGCGGACTTTGACAGGACAATCGCTGTCAATTTGAAGGGCTACTTCCTGTTCTATCGTGCGGCTGCGGAAGCCATGATCGCAGCGGGCAAGGGCGGCGCCATCGTCAACATTGCCTCGACAGCGGGCATTCGTCCGGTGCCTCGCGCCGGAGCATATGCGGCCTCCAAACACGGAGTGATCGGACTGACGACCACCGCAGCGCTGGAAGTCGCAGCGGAAGGCATCAGGGTCAATGCCATTTGCCCTGGCGTTACCGACACGCCGATGCTGGCAAGCAACGCTGCGGGCGGTCCGGCAACGGGCATGATCGATGCAATCCCTTTCCGACGCTTGGGCCAGCCGGATGACATAGCTGCAGCCGTGGCGTGGCTTATTAGCGATCAGGCCAGTTATATCACAGGCGTGGCTCTGCCTGTGGACGGCGGATTATCGTTAGTTTGA
- a CDS encoding amidohydrolase family protein, whose amino-acid sequence MVDAIALPPALQALAGRIVDVDSHEMIPAQQWVEYFGTGVSELADAWIASSVTDKEDKNSSNVPDYAGDVIEITDTIMNVKGTKAPGAVDMARRLEVMDAIGVNRQLMFPTSVGIWAVTLLMHDKYDPNLLSAITGDRAGKAKAWLKCYNAWMVDEAKKSDRIRPVPPLISETIDELMSGAHALVDAGIRAIWLPAGALPGGKSPAHPDLEPFWTLMEERDCVVTLHLGTEGKLLESLKGWRDAPSFEGYRTLAEFSTDPWYLSNMHLAAQNFLQTMVLGGVFVRHPNLRVGVIEVGAYWVGPMMETMDLWYRNLGAFGKRHDALAELPSSYIKSNVKVSVFSFEDIGSYIERYGLEDVICFATDYPHVEGGPDMINAMYKKVEKFGNDVVEKFFVKNGEFLFPD is encoded by the coding sequence ATGGTTGACGCAATAGCGCTTCCCCCGGCTTTGCAGGCGCTAGCCGGAAGGATCGTGGACGTGGACAGTCACGAAATGATCCCTGCGCAGCAGTGGGTCGAATATTTCGGGACCGGTGTGAGCGAACTGGCTGATGCCTGGATCGCCAGCAGCGTTACGGACAAAGAAGACAAAAATTCGTCCAATGTGCCCGATTATGCCGGCGATGTGATCGAAATCACCGACACTATCATGAACGTCAAGGGGACCAAGGCTCCGGGTGCGGTGGACATGGCTCGGCGACTGGAGGTTATGGATGCCATAGGCGTCAACCGACAGCTGATGTTTCCGACCAGTGTCGGGATTTGGGCCGTCACGCTGCTGATGCATGACAAGTATGACCCCAATCTACTGAGTGCTATCACTGGAGATCGTGCAGGCAAGGCTAAAGCCTGGCTAAAATGCTACAATGCATGGATGGTGGACGAAGCAAAAAAGTCGGATCGCATTCGCCCCGTCCCGCCTCTCATCAGTGAAACGATCGACGAACTGATGAGTGGCGCGCATGCCTTGGTTGACGCAGGAATTCGCGCGATCTGGCTGCCCGCTGGCGCTTTGCCAGGCGGAAAGTCGCCGGCGCACCCTGATCTGGAGCCATTCTGGACCCTGATGGAAGAGCGCGATTGTGTTGTTACTCTCCACCTGGGCACCGAAGGCAAGTTGCTTGAATCTCTCAAGGGATGGCGCGACGCACCGTCGTTCGAAGGCTATCGAACGCTGGCGGAATTTAGTACGGATCCCTGGTATCTGAGCAATATGCATCTGGCCGCGCAGAATTTTCTGCAGACGATGGTGCTCGGCGGCGTTTTCGTACGACACCCCAATCTGCGGGTGGGCGTGATCGAGGTCGGCGCTTATTGGGTTGGTCCGATGATGGAAACGATGGACCTTTGGTACAGAAACCTGGGCGCATTCGGAAAACGGCATGATGCGCTCGCAGAACTGCCGTCAAGCTATATCAAAAGTAACGTCAAGGTATCGGTATTCTCTTTCGAAGATATCGGTAGTTACATCGAGCGATATGGCCTTGAAGACGTGATCTGCTTTGCGACGGATTACCCCCATGTGGAGGGTGGCCCCGATATGATCAACGCGATGTACAAAAAGGTCGAAAAATTCGGCAATGACGTTGTCGAGAAGTTTTTCGTGAAGAACGGAGAGTTTCTGTTTCCAGATTGA
- a CDS encoding VOC family protein, whose amino-acid sequence MQNLADQPVQNKSTSRIVPTRLAHFVIRSRNVSEVVEWYKTVFEADAVFDNGNLAFLYFDAEHHRIAVGEIPGLEDPNPNVSGIDHVAFSYRNIVDLLETYVRLKELGIVPYFKIDHGMTTSFYYKDPDGNQVELQVDNFETRDEAHAYFRSPAFAENPLGVEIDPDWLVTRLRAGEAPEKLLSSGTVGAREPNADGASA is encoded by the coding sequence ATGCAAAATCTGGCTGATCAGCCGGTTCAGAACAAATCGACTTCACGGATTGTTCCCACTAGGTTGGCGCATTTCGTCATCAGAAGTCGCAATGTTTCTGAAGTGGTCGAATGGTATAAAACGGTGTTTGAGGCCGATGCCGTTTTCGACAACGGAAATCTGGCATTTCTATACTTCGATGCTGAGCATCATCGAATTGCGGTGGGTGAAATACCGGGCCTTGAAGATCCGAATCCGAATGTTTCAGGCATCGATCACGTAGCGTTTTCTTATCGAAATATCGTTGATCTATTGGAAACCTACGTTCGCCTGAAGGAACTGGGAATCGTTCCGTATTTCAAAATCGATCATGGAATGACCACATCCTTCTATTACAAGGATCCGGATGGAAACCAGGTTGAACTCCAGGTTGATAATTTTGAGACCCGCGACGAGGCTCATGCATATTTTCGGTCACCCGCGTTCGCCGAAAATCCACTCGGTGTGGAAATCGATCCGGACTGGCTGGTGACGCGCTTGCGTGCCGGGGAAGCACCTGAAAAGCTGCTGAGTTCGGGGACCGTTGGCGCGCGCGAGCCGAATGCCGACGGGGCATCGGCGTAA